The sequence CAGTTTCATGCACTAAGTCAGGCACAGATAGAACATTATGTAGACCAATATAAGCCTTATGATAAAGCAGGTGCTTATGCCATACAGGAATGGATTGGAGTGATTGGAATCGCCTCTATTAACGGGGATTTTTACAATGTGATGGGCTTGCCGGTAAGCAGGGTGGTGAAGGCGCTGCCTGTTTTCTAAGCAGCAGCCTTTCCTTTTTCCGTATCTTCTACCAGCTGAATGTTAGATCCAGTTCCAGATCGGGATGTAATGACCTTTCTACCGGACAGGTTCTGGCGGTGTTTTCCAAAATGGTTTTTTCCTTATCGCTCAGGTTTTGTAAGGATTCAGGAAATTGAATATGTATGACGATTTTGCCAATACGGCGAGGATCCGGATACATTACTTTGGTAACATCTGCCTTTGTTCCGTCCAGTATAATATTGTCCATGGTCTGGGCTTTGATGCCCATGGTGGTAATCATACAGGAAGCCAGTGCAGTTGCCACTAAATCGGTGGGGGAAAACCTTTCCCCTTTTCCCTTGTTGTCGGTAGGTGCATCGGTTTCAATTGCAGATCCGCTTTGTAAATGGGTAGCAGTGGTTCTTAAGTCGCTGGTATAAATAATTTGTGAAGTCATTGCATCAATTTTGCTTTAAATTTACATCTATCAAATTAAATGGAAGTGAAGAAACTATTTTTCGTGGTTTGTCTCTTGTCGGGAACAGGGTTAATGGCGCAGAAAAAACAACTTTCTGAAGCCGCTATGCAACGTGCTCAAAAGAAGGAGGAGAGAAGGGAGAAAATAAACCAGTTAATTAAACAGGAAGAAGAAGGTGCATTAATATTTAATAAACAAAGTGCTTTCAGTATTAATTTAAATACGGATGGCTGGGGACTGAAATACGAAAAAGGCAAATATAAATCCATTACTTCCACCAATCTATGGTGGTTGGAATTTGGAGAAAGAAAACATCCCAAGGAAGAGCGCATACCTACACTTTCCTCCTCTGGTGGGTTTATTCTGATTTCCAATTATATCTATGGAAAACAGAATAATTTCTATTACCTCAATTTAGGTTTTGGACAGCAGAAATTAATAGGGGGTAAAGGAAATAAAAATGGTATTGCAGTTTCTGCTATATATGGTGCAGGATTGAGTGCCGGATTACTAAAACCTTATTATTTAGATGTTCAGAATCTCCAGACAGGGGAGAGAAAGCAAATTAAATACGACGGAACCAATGAAGCTATTTTTCTTGATCCAAATGCCATCTTGGGAAGAGGCGGGCTATTTAAAGGCTTCAATGAAATAAAATTTGTGCCGGGCGTTCATGCCAAATTCGCCCTTCGGTTTGATTATGGCCGCTACAATGAATTGCTTTCTGCCATTGATGTGGGCATCAATGCATCCTACTATTCCCAGAAAATGCCCATTCTTTTGTTAAACCCCGAAAAGAACTTCTTCTTTAATGCTTACGCAGCATTTACATTCGGTAGAAGAAAGTAGTTAATTTTGTGCCCTAGAATTGAAGCGCATGCAAGAATTACCTGTTGTACCCAAAATACCTCAAGATACTGTTGTATCCAGCGATACACCCTTAAAAAAGCCCAACTGGCTTAGGGTTAAACTGCCTATTGGGGAGAGTTATAAGCACGTTAGAGGCCTGGTAGATACGCATAAACTACATACCATCTGTGAAAGTGGTAATTGCCCGAATATGGGGGAGTGCTGGGGCGAAGGAACCGCTACTTTCATGATTCTTGGTAATATCTGTACCCGTAGCTGCGGATTCTGTGCGGTTGCCACAGGAAGACCCCTGGCTGTTGATTTTGATGAGCCACAGCGTGTAGCAGAAGCCATTCACTTAATGAAAGTGAAGCATGCGGTTATTACCAGTGTAGATAGAGATGAATTGAAAGACGGTGGATCCATTATCTGGTACAATACCATTAAAGCAGTAAAAGCGTTAAATCCGGATACAACACTGGAAACCCTGATCCCTGATTTCAGAGGATTCAAAGATCAGATTCAGCGTATTATTGATGCTGCCCCGGAAGTGGTTAGCCACAATATGGAAACAGTGGAAAGAATAACCCGTCAGGTTAGAATCCAGGCCAAGTACAGAAGAAGTCTGGAAGTGCTGGAGACATTGAAAAAAGGGGGTATGAGAACAAAGACCGGTATCATGCTGGGGCTGGGTGAAACCAAGGAAGAAGTGGTGCAAACTATGAAAGACCTGGTGGAAGTGGGTACGGATGTTATTACTCTTGGCCAGTATTTGCAGCCTACTAAAAAGCATCTTCCGGTACAGCGTTTTGTTCATCCGGATGAATTTGCTGAATTACGTGAAATTGGTTATAGTATCGGGTTTGATTATGTTGAAAGCGGCCCGCTTGTGCGATCATCTTATCATAGTGAAAAGCACGTAATTCCCGGATACGGAAAGAACAAATGGCTAATGGAAAAAGCCGTTCATGCTTAGGGTATTCCTTTTATTTTTCCTGATTCCTTTTGCCGGAACTGCCCAGTATAAATGGATTCAGGCAGATACTACTTTTGGTCCTTTGCCAAAGGGTGTGCAATTGTTTTATTCAACTGATTCACTTGATGGCAAACCGAATAAAGTATTCTTTTGTAAGATTCCGATTACGAATCGCCAACTCCTTTTCTCTATAAAAGTGGGGAATGGAAAAAGATATACTCCATCAGCCTATTACC is a genomic window of Sediminibacterium sp. TEGAF015 containing:
- the lipA gene encoding lipoyl synthase, coding for MQELPVVPKIPQDTVVSSDTPLKKPNWLRVKLPIGESYKHVRGLVDTHKLHTICESGNCPNMGECWGEGTATFMILGNICTRSCGFCAVATGRPLAVDFDEPQRVAEAIHLMKVKHAVITSVDRDELKDGGSIIWYNTIKAVKALNPDTTLETLIPDFRGFKDQIQRIIDAAPEVVSHNMETVERITRQVRIQAKYRRSLEVLETLKKGGMRTKTGIMLGLGETKEEVVQTMKDLVEVGTDVITLGQYLQPTKKHLPVQRFVHPDEFAELREIGYSIGFDYVESGPLVRSSYHSEKHVIPGYGKNKWLMEKAVHA
- a CDS encoding OsmC family protein — translated: MTSQIIYTSDLRTTATHLQSGSAIETDAPTDNKGKGERFSPTDLVATALASCMITTMGIKAQTMDNIILDGTKADVTKVMYPDPRRIGKIVIHIQFPESLQNLSDKEKTILENTARTCPVERSLHPDLELDLTFSW